CTTTTCAGCCCGGGCAGCGCCACATAATAATGGCTGGCGCTCACCTTGGTAGTCGGGATCACGCCGCGAATCGGCCAAACGATCTGGTTGTTGTTGGCGTTGGGGTTGATGAACGAGGCCGCCAGCGCCTTGTAGATGCGCATCAGCAGGTTGGGATGGCAGACGATATACATTCCCGGGGCGCCGCTCACCGGGTAGCCGGCCGCCTCCAGGTCCGTGACGATCTTCGCGGCGGCGTTGTTGATGGTCGTCACGTCGTCGGTCTGAAACGCCTGGTTGATGCCGGAAGACAGAGACTCGATGAGCCCCCAGAACAGATTCGCCTTCTGGTCGTACCAGCGCCGCACGGTGTTGTCGGTGAGTTCGTCGATCTTGTAGAACTCATTGAAGCGCAGCCAGTCGTCCAGAATTGCAAACCCGCCGGTGAAGCGCAGCAGCTGCACGGCAACCTTGGCGGCCGTGGGCAGCTTGCTCAGCTTGGCGGACTCGCCTTCGATCTGCTGGTAGAACGTCACGCCGCCCGTGACATCCATGATCTCGAAGGTTTTTTGCGTGCTGGTGCGCATGTCCACCTCGGTGAACAGCGCCTCGTAGCCACGATCCGGCGAATCCACCGTATCGTCGCCCACCAGCACGATGGGGGGTGCGCTGTGCACCAGGTTACCGTCGCTGCCGCGCATCTTGGTTCCCAGCACATCGGCCGGCGACATTTTTTGCAGGGGGCTCTCCGCCACCATCTTCATCGCGTGAGCCACCGCCTCGCAGGCTTTCCCCGCCCGCTCTCCCTCGGGGATTTCCTGCATTTTCCCCCAGTCGATCACCTTCTTGCCGAACAGTTTCATTTTGATCCTCCGTGAAAAAGTGAGGTTCGGGGTAAGGGCGGGGGCCCGGCATCGCCTCACCCCTCACGCCTCACTCCTCACATGGTTACTTGTTCTCGCCGAGTTCCACCAGCACCACGGTATCCGCCGCGGCTGCGGCCTCGGTGCAGATCCCCACCTTGGTGTTGGCGGAAGCCGTTTTGTTGACGTGCGTGTCCGCCACCCAATAGCAGACTTCGCCCGGCGCGATGGCCAGGGCGGACTGCTTCGGGAATTCCACCGGGCCGCGAAACACGAACGTGTTGACGGCTCCCGCCGCCGAATCGCCGACCGCCACCAGCACCTGGCCGTTGGCGACGATCACATCGCCGGCCGTCAGAGCCCCGGCGTGGGCGTATTTGAGGGTCCTGGACTGATGAACCCCGCCTCTCGGAATTGCTTTTGCCATGGGTTTCTATCCTCTCGAAATGGGGTTGCCGGTCAAACGATCAGCGGATTGCCATCGGCGGAAGCTTTACCGTCGCCGCTCTTGTCGCGGCGCATGTCTCCCTTGAGCGTTCCCTGGTTGGGAAATTTTTCCGCAGCCCTGGCCGTCAACGCCTTGACCTCAGACTCCAGGTACTCGATGCCCATCTTGCGGCCGAAGCCCTTGACCTTCTCGGCCGCTTCCGGCGTCGCCTCGCACTCGCCGAGCAACGCCTTGAGCCTGGCGTATTCGGCCACCTGCTTGTCCTCGTAGGCCTTGCCCAGGGCGGCCAGGGCTTTTTGATCTTCGAGGCTGCCCTTCAGGGTGGAGATTTCCGTGTCCTTGGCGGCCACGTGCGCCTTGACCGCATCGAACACGGCGTCCTCGGTCGCGTCGTCGCTGAACGATTTGCCCAGCAACGCGCCCAGCAATCCCAGCAGCTTCTTCATGTCTTTTTCTCCTTTTTCAGAATGTTCCGGCCTGCTGCCGGCGGCTTTTTGCGAGGTGGCGCCCTGTTGCGCGCCCAGCCACACCAGCGAGCCCTCATGAGCTTCGCCGGGGGCGACATATTCGTAGTAGAGCGTCGGGCCGTTGACCTGCTCCTTGACGGCCACCAGGTCGGACGCACCGAAACCCAGCGACCAATGGCGATACACGCCGCCCTCGATGTTGGCCAGAACCTCCTCCACGCCCGGGGTTTTCACCACGTAATACCAGGCCCACAGGACCTTGACCTGATCACGCCCGGCCGGAAGCCGCGGGTCCTCCCCGGTCAGCGCCTTGAATTGCTCGACGCTGATCTCCTCCGTTTGGGCGTCGAAATACAGGCCCAAGGGGAGAAACGAGTTTTTTGCATGGAAATACAGCACCGACTTGCCGGGGAGAGAGCGCGCGAAATCCTCCAGCAGATTTTCCGGGAACCGTTCGCGGTCGCGATCGATCCCGTTGTGCGCCAAGAGCTGCTTGCGCACAAACACCTGATCGGCTGCCAGATCGACCAGGGCAAACCGGTTGATCTTCGCCAGCAGCCCATCATCGACGGTCACGCCGACCGACGCCCCCTTGCCGGCGCAGCGCAGCCCCTTCGCCCCCTGAAGCTTCATCTCAGATCCTTTTCCCGGCGGCGCGCATACGCCGCAACACGTCCTCGCCGGTCAGAATTCCGGGGGCGTCCGGAGCTTCTTCCTCGGCGCCGTCCTTGGCCCCTTCAACGCCGGAACCGAGAAATTCCCGATCTTCACCCTGGGCGCTTTCTCCGACCTGCAATGTTCTTCCTTTGCGGCTCATCCGATACCTCCCCGATTTTTCTGCGTCATTGTGCCGTATATCAGCAATCTCGGTCGTGTTTCGGCAAACCAGGACACTATTTAAGCTCTGGCGCGTTTTTACCCGATCCAGCCTCCCACGCGCCGCACCACGAACCGATGCTGTCCGCTGGCTTGCTTGTTCTGCCCGTGCTTGAAGAAAACAACCACCCCGCGATACTCCTCCTCGTTTTCCTGGCTTACCAGGTCTGTGTCTTCAGGCGTGAGTTCCAGAGCATGCGCCGAGCCGCCAACGGCAAGCGGCGTCGGTTCGCGCAACACCGTGCCGGTCGGCACGTCGAAGACCGAGTAGTTGACCTCGTAGGGCACCACCGGCTGCCCTACGAGGTCGCGAAACTCCAGGTCGATCATGTAGGTCGAGCCCGCATTGACGCGATCCATGCGCTTAGCTCAGAGTGATCTGCAGGTCGAGCGTCCAGGTCTGCCCGGAGGCCTTGGTTCCCTGATTGCTCACCTTGCGGTTGAGGTTGACCGCCGCGTCGCTCGCACCGTTGGCCACACTGAACTCCTGCCAGGCGAAGTTGGCATCGCTGGCGCCAAACACCGCCCGCCAGGTCACGGTCTGCCCGCTGCGCTGCGGATACCCGGCCTCCACGGCCTTGTAAAGCTTGTTCGTCGCCGCTTGCAGGCCCGTCTGAGCGGCTCCTTCGGCGGTAGCGCTGTCACCCACCGCCAGTCGGGCGTTGGCGTTGCTCAGCGCGGTTCCGCCGGCGCCGATGAGCAGGTCGAGCATCAGAGCAATGCCCTCGTTGAGCAGCAAGTTGCCGTCGATCTCATGCCGGGCATACGCCTGGCCCGCGGCAAATGCCGCATCGTCGGCGAACTTGGAGATGACCCACTTAGGACGGTAGGCGATTTTTTCGGCAATCATGATCAGTCTCCTTTATGGAAGGTTACGCGGGCATGGCGCCCAGTGAAATGGATATTGGCCGTGCGGCCACGGAACAGGATAGTCGCATTGCGCGGCGGTTCATTGCCCGCGACGATGGTTGCCTCGATCCCGCGCGCCTGCTCAAGAACCGAAGCAATGGCCGAGACCGGGCCGAGCAGATCGAGGCCGGACCCTGAGTCGACCACGTTGATGACGATGGCAAATTCGATATCGACAACATGATCCAGGCCTTGGCCCGCATCTAAAATCTGCTTGAGCAGCGACAGGGCGAGCTCGTCTAGCCCCGTCGCTGCGTCGGAGACATCGACCCGCACCGCCAGGACCGGCACGTCGGCGCCCGTGGCGACATCCGCCACCGCGACCGGCGCGACCGTGACCCCCAACACCTCGCCCCCGGTCGCGGCATCGGCGATCTGCCGCACGGCTTCGGTAAACAGCACGAGGGCATCGGTCCCGCCGCCCGCATCCGCCACGCTCAGCGACAAGCCAAGCCAAGCGGCATCCACCCCTTGAGCGAACTCGCCAAGGGAAAGGGCCGCCAGGATCTGCCCGACCGCATCGCCGGCGGTCGCCACCTCCAGCACCGGCACTTGCGCCGCGCCGCTCGGCGGGGCATCGAGCCCGGCCCCTTGATCCGCGAGAAAGATGCCCACCGCGACGCCTGGGGCATCGGCAGCCGCCGCCAGGTCCGCGACCAACGCGGCGATACTTGCCGCCGGGCTCTCTTCCGCGCCCGTCCCGGCATCCGCTGCGATCAACCAGCGCGGCCCGCTCCCGGTGCTTTCGTCTTGCACCGCTCCGACGCTAAAGAGGGTGCCGGGGGTGACGATGCTCAGGTAATAGAGCCGCAGCCAGGCCCGCGTGCGGTACTGCTTGCTGATCACCAGATGATCGACCGAGGCCCCGGTCAACGGAGTGACGCCGTTCGACAGACGCCCATGGTGAAAGGCGGCGGTGCTCGTCCCGCTGAAAGAAGCCAGAGATGAGCCATCGGCCAGACCGTCGACCGTGCGTTCGACCACGGTCGACGGATTGACCGAGAAGGCCAGCAGATGCCACTGATCCGGCGTCAGGTCGATCGTGCCGGCGGTGCTTGCGTTTCCCCAGCCGCTGTTGATCTTGCTGCCGTTGCGCCCGATGAAAAAGCGGCGGTTGTTGCCGTCGTTCGCGCCGCACAATTGCTGGCCGGGGTCGACGTTGGCAAATCGGAAAAACCCGAAACAGGTCTTGAAGGTATTGTCGGGAATGATCCCCGTCGAGCCGCCGGCATTCCCAGGCCACAGCGTCGCCTGTCCCAGCACGCCTTGAACCGACGTTTGGGCGGCGCTCAACTCGGCATGGTGCCCATTGCCGGATATGTCGGTCAGCGTCCCGGTGGCGCCGTCGTCCATGGTGTAGCAGGCCACATCCCAGAATCCCGGGGTGTTCGTCTCTGCTCCCAAGGGCCGCCCGAAAAACAACCGGATCGTCGCGCCGGTCGTCGGCACTTGGCCGACCTTGACCCACAGACGCAGGGCTTGCCCGGCAACATCGATGTGCTCCAGGTGGCGCGCGCAGGGCGTGGCGCCGCGCATCACCCGAAGGTCGGATCCATCGGCGTTGCAATGGGTCCACACCTCAGAAGGAACCACCTGCTCCGTCAGACAGACCAGGCCGTCCTCCACCGTCTCGGGCAACCCCGCCCCGGAAATGCTGACTTCAACGGAATAAGCCCACTCTCCC
This genomic interval from Geoalkalibacter sp. contains the following:
- a CDS encoding DUF2190 family protein, whose translation is MAKAIPRGGVHQSRTLKYAHAGALTAGDVIVANGQVLVAVGDSAAGAVNTFVFRGPVEFPKQSALAIAPGEVCYWVADTHVNKTASANTKVGICTEAAAAADTVVLVELGENK